From a region of the Synechococcus sp. PCC 7502 genome:
- a CDS encoding aminopeptidase P N-terminal domain-containing protein: MHIEYAQRRQRLMAKIGSGVAIFSSAPPAVNHADVEYNYRQDSDFYYLTGFTEPDAVAVFVPNHEEHRYILFVRPRNPAAEVWTGYRAGLEGAKELYGADIAYDISELDQKLPQYLEKSDPLYYSFGRDGSLNLRIINHYQKLLFSYGKRGTGPTAIANANLLLAPLRQRKSEYELEKMRKAIAISVEAHNQAFLSARPGGFEYEIQAQMEYHFRKSGAMGVAYPSIVASGANSCILHYVDNNAQMQDGDLLLIDAGCCYDYYNADITRTFPVGGKFTPEQKIIYELVLEAQLAAIAEVKPNHPYNHTYDVAVKIITQGLLDLGILAGDLDKLIEEKKYKPFFMHGIGHWLGMDVHDVGMYKLGETWLNMEKDMIITMEPGIYIAPDAKAEEGQPEIHDRWKGIGIRIEDDVLVTDTGNEVLTKGVPKSLEAMEK; the protein is encoded by the coding sequence ATGCACATTGAATATGCTCAACGTCGCCAACGCTTAATGGCAAAAATCGGCTCTGGGGTGGCTATATTTTCCAGTGCGCCTCCGGCGGTTAATCATGCGGATGTTGAGTATAACTATCGTCAAGACAGTGACTTTTATTACCTGACGGGCTTTACCGAACCCGATGCCGTAGCTGTATTTGTCCCTAATCACGAAGAGCATAGGTATATTTTATTTGTGCGTCCCCGTAACCCTGCGGCTGAGGTGTGGACAGGCTATAGAGCAGGACTAGAAGGAGCTAAAGAACTCTACGGGGCGGATATTGCCTACGATATTAGTGAACTAGATCAAAAACTGCCCCAATATCTAGAAAAATCCGATCCGCTTTACTATTCCTTTGGGCGGGATGGAAGCTTAAATCTCAGAATTATTAACCATTATCAAAAGTTATTATTTAGCTATGGTAAACGGGGAACTGGTCCTACGGCGATCGCCAATGCCAATTTATTACTAGCTCCGTTACGCCAACGCAAAAGTGAGTATGAACTCGAAAAAATGCGTAAAGCGATCGCCATTTCCGTGGAGGCACATAATCAAGCTTTTCTAAGTGCGCGTCCGGGGGGATTTGAATACGAAATTCAAGCACAAATGGAATATCATTTCCGTAAATCTGGAGCAATGGGTGTTGCCTATCCCTCGATTGTCGCATCAGGAGCAAATTCCTGTATTCTGCACTATGTCGATAACAATGCCCAAATGCAAGACGGCGACCTATTATTAATCGACGCAGGTTGTTGCTATGACTACTACAATGCTGATATAACCCGTACTTTTCCCGTGGGTGGAAAGTTTACCCCTGAGCAGAAAATTATCTATGAGTTGGTTTTAGAGGCACAATTAGCAGCGATCGCCGAGGTCAAACCCAATCATCCTTATAACCATACCTACGATGTGGCGGTGAAAATTATTACCCAAGGACTCTTAGATTTAGGGATTTTAGCAGGGGATTTAGATAAACTAATAGAAGAAAAGAAATATAAACCGTTCTTTATGCATGGTATTGGTCACTGGTTGGGGATGGATGTGCATGATGTAGGTATGTATAAGCTGGGTGAAACTTGGCTAAATATGGAAAAAGACATGATTATCACCATGGAGCCGGGTATTTACATTGCTCCTGATGCCAAAGCTGAAGAAGGACAGCCTGAAATTCACGATCGCTGGAAAGGCATTGGTATTCGCATTGAAGATGATGTTTTAGTTACAGATACAGGTAATGAAGTCCTGACCAAAGGTGTACCCAAATCCCTAGAAGCCATGGAAAAATGA
- a CDS encoding STAS domain-containing protein, translating into MNPEVRVMQPSGRLDVTNVNQFRREVADIAAFSPKFLLIDLKDITFMDSSGLGALVAALKTVRSSGGDLALCSPTDQVQMLFDLTSMGTIFKVYANVKEFTARTGVNVKI; encoded by the coding sequence ATGAATCCTGAAGTTAGGGTAATGCAACCATCGGGACGTTTAGATGTCACTAATGTTAATCAATTTCGCCGTGAGGTAGCTGATATAGCCGCTTTCAGTCCCAAGTTTTTGTTGATTGATCTTAAGGATATTACGTTTATGGATAGCTCTGGACTAGGAGCTTTGGTGGCAGCATTAAAAACAGTTCGTAGTTCTGGAGGAGACCTTGCCCTCTGTTCACCTACCGATCAAGTACAAATGTTGTTCGATTTAACCAGTATGGGTACAATTTTTAAGGTCTATGCCAATGTTAAAGAGTTTACTGCTCGCACTGGGGTTAACGTCAAAATCTAG
- a CDS encoding DNA polymerase III subunit delta', with the protein MDAFNRIIGQNTAIALLRSAINQDRIAPAYLFTGIAGIGRKLTALAFAEALINDPRASQRVRTKNHPDLMWVEPTYLDKGKLLTAAEALTSGIKKRSAPQIRLEQIRAIGQFLCHPPMESKRSLVIIEDAQTMPEAAANGLLKTLEEPGKATIILIAPSIESILPTLVSRCQRIPFYALSNADLLQVLANQNFIPNPQNASDTVNSNDLSQIPEIIDMAQGSPGEAIANFAQLQTIPTNLLTEIQNLPTTPIQALTLAKNICKELELETQIWLLNYVQNYLWRQQNQEQTIKIIYSLEIAKQQLNSYIQPRLVWEVLLLSF; encoded by the coding sequence ATGGATGCTTTTAATCGGATTATTGGTCAAAATACAGCGATCGCTCTGTTAAGGTCAGCTATAAACCAAGATCGAATTGCCCCAGCCTATCTATTCACGGGAATTGCGGGAATTGGTCGTAAACTCACAGCCCTAGCCTTTGCTGAAGCACTAATTAATGATCCCAGAGCATCCCAACGGGTCAGAACGAAAAATCATCCCGATTTAATGTGGGTGGAACCAACATACTTAGATAAAGGTAAACTCCTAACCGCTGCGGAGGCATTAACATCTGGAATTAAAAAACGCTCTGCTCCCCAAATTCGCCTAGAACAAATTAGAGCCATTGGTCAGTTTCTCTGTCATCCCCCGATGGAAAGTAAGCGATCGCTAGTAATAATTGAAGATGCTCAAACTATGCCTGAAGCCGCTGCCAATGGACTTCTCAAAACCTTAGAAGAGCCGGGTAAAGCCACGATTATCTTAATTGCTCCCAGCATTGAATCAATATTGCCAACTTTAGTATCTCGGTGCCAGCGTATTCCTTTTTATGCCCTTAGTAATGCCGACTTATTACAGGTTTTAGCTAACCAGAATTTTATTCCCAATCCCCAAAATGCAAGTGATACAGTTAATTCCAATGATTTATCACAAATACCAGAAATAATTGATATGGCGCAAGGTTCTCCCGGAGAAGCGATCGCTAATTTCGCCCAATTACAAACCATTCCAACAAATCTGCTAACCGAAATTCAAAACCTGCCAACCACTCCGATTCAAGCATTAACTTTGGCAAAAAATATCTGTAAGGAACTGGAACTGGAAACCCAGATTTGGCTCCTAAATTATGTGCAGAACTATCTGTGGCGACAGCAAAATCAAGAGCAAACAATTAAAATTATCTATTCCTTAGAAATTGCCAAACAACAATTAAATAGTTACATCCAGCCCCGACTGGTGTGGGAAGTGCTTTTATTAAGCTTTTAA
- a CDS encoding DNA methyltransferase — protein MQQNKKRAPRNRTITLTEQEQAVYKQRLLKLDSPIDLKNIINRTINQDLFQVIDFLPSQSVDLLFIDPPYNLTKTFNSSSFKKKDLDTYTDWLDKCFARLEKILKPTSSIYVCCDWQSSPAVFEVVKDRFQVRNRITWEREKGRGASKNWKNSSEDIWFCTVSDTYIFNVDAVKLKRKVIAPYTVNGTPKDWDRTEQGNYRLTHPSNLWTDLTIPFWSMPENTDHPTQKPEKLVAKAILASSNPGDVIFDPFLGSGTTSVVAKKLGRQYFGVELDEMYACLVEKRLEIVEIEPSIQGYSEGVFWERNSLNEQARSIDKKRNVHHDSIPQQQDINF, from the coding sequence ATGCAGCAAAATAAGAAACGTGCTCCCCGAAATAGAACAATTACTTTAACTGAGCAAGAACAAGCTGTTTACAAACAAAGGTTATTAAAACTAGATAGTCCGATAGATTTAAAAAATATAATCAATCGCACCATTAACCAAGACTTATTCCAAGTAATAGATTTCTTACCAAGCCAATCTGTCGATCTACTATTTATCGATCCACCTTATAACTTAACTAAAACATTTAACTCTAGTAGTTTTAAGAAGAAAGATTTAGACACTTATACTGATTGGCTAGATAAGTGTTTTGCCAGACTTGAGAAAATATTAAAGCCTACTTCTTCAATTTATGTATGTTGTGATTGGCAATCTTCTCCTGCTGTGTTCGAGGTAGTTAAAGATCGGTTTCAAGTTCGTAACCGTATTACATGGGAGAGAGAAAAAGGACGTGGAGCAAGTAAAAACTGGAAAAACTCATCAGAAGATATTTGGTTTTGTACTGTTTCTGATACATATATTTTCAACGTAGATGCAGTCAAGCTGAAACGAAAAGTAATAGCTCCTTATACCGTGAATGGTACTCCAAAGGATTGGGATAGAACCGAGCAAGGAAACTATCGCCTTACTCATCCCTCTAACCTGTGGACAGATTTAACAATTCCTTTTTGGTCAATGCCAGAGAACACAGATCATCCAACTCAAAAGCCAGAAAAATTGGTTGCTAAAGCTATTCTTGCAAGCTCTAATCCAGGAGATGTTATTTTTGATCCTTTTCTTGGTTCAGGAACAACATCTGTCGTTGCCAAGAAATTAGGCAGGCAATATTTTGGGGTAGAGCTTGACGAAATGTACGCTTGCTTGGTGGAGAAGCGTCTTGAAATTGTTGAAATTGAACCTTCGATCCAAGGTTATTCTGAAGGAGTATTTTGGGAAAGAAATTCATTGAATGAGCAGGCACGCTCTATTGACAAGAAGCGCAATGTTCATCATGATTCAATACCTCAACAGCAAGATATAAATTTTTAG
- a CDS encoding SpoIIE family protein phosphatase → MSQILIIDDDPTTRLILSKALKTEGYKVDVADNGELGLEKAQQLKPSLIICDWVMPLMDGLEVCRHVKSIKSLANTYFILLTSRDGVEDIVKGLENGADDFLPKPIRKDEIKARVRAGLRLHKANKDLEFQKSRLEAEQAQAAEYVRSLLPKKLEGIVSIDSYFKPSTKLGGDSFDFYWLDADHLIVYLLDVSGHGVGAALLSVSVLNLLRTKGLQSVTVAEAVDLTNPSQVLKTLNEYFQMSKYNDLYFTIWYGVYNKNSQELTYSSAGHPPAVLLSPPNPDQSKSLKTSGLPIGIIPGTSYQNATCQIESNSKLYIFSDGVYEITDKDNRVGTFVDFLEFLTALNKTINKTLDETSGLREIIAQIIAIAKFGDEFEDDFSLLEVIFN, encoded by the coding sequence ATGTCTCAGATTCTCATAATCGATGACGACCCTACAACTCGGCTAATTTTATCAAAAGCACTTAAAACTGAGGGCTATAAAGTCGATGTCGCCGATAATGGGGAATTGGGATTAGAAAAAGCACAACAACTTAAACCTTCATTAATTATTTGTGACTGGGTCATGCCCTTAATGGATGGCTTGGAGGTATGTCGTCATGTCAAAAGTATTAAAAGTCTTGCAAATACTTACTTTATACTGCTTACTTCCCGTGATGGAGTTGAGGATATAGTTAAAGGCTTAGAGAATGGTGCCGATGACTTTTTACCCAAGCCAATCAGAAAAGATGAAATCAAAGCTAGGGTTAGAGCAGGACTAAGACTGCATAAAGCAAATAAGGATTTGGAATTTCAAAAATCTCGACTAGAAGCAGAACAGGCACAGGCAGCAGAATATGTGCGATCGCTTTTACCGAAAAAATTAGAAGGGATAGTTAGCATTGATTCTTATTTTAAACCTTCGACTAAACTCGGTGGCGATAGCTTTGATTTTTACTGGCTTGATGCCGATCATTTAATAGTTTATTTACTGGATGTATCTGGGCATGGAGTAGGGGCTGCTCTATTATCAGTATCTGTACTAAATTTACTCAGAACTAAGGGACTACAGAGTGTTACGGTTGCGGAAGCAGTGGACTTAACTAACCCTAGTCAAGTATTAAAGACTCTCAATGAATACTTTCAAATGTCTAAATATAATGACCTGTACTTTACGATCTGGTATGGAGTCTATAACAAAAATTCCCAAGAATTAACCTACTCTAGTGCTGGACATCCCCCTGCCGTTCTACTTTCACCACCAAACCCAGATCAATCTAAATCCCTAAAAACATCAGGTCTCCCCATTGGAATTATCCCAGGTACCAGTTATCAAAATGCCACTTGTCAAATCGAGTCAAATAGTAAACTCTATATTTTTAGTGATGGCGTGTATGAAATTACTGACAAAGATAACAGAGTCGGAACCTTTGTAGATTTTTTAGAGTTTCTTACTGCCTTAAATAAAACAATAAATAAAACATTGGATGAAACATCTGGCTTAAGGGAAATTATTGCTCAGATTATAGCGATCGCTAAATTTGGCGATGAATTTGAAGATGACTTTTCCCTGTTAGAAGTAATATTTAACTAA